The sequence below is a genomic window from Hippocampus zosterae strain Florida chromosome 7, ASM2543408v3, whole genome shotgun sequence.
TCACGATTTCTGGTCCTGTTAGTTCAGACGTTTCACCAGTGCCCActttttgtcaactttttttgaTTAAAAGAAACTCAACATTTTGCGCTTTGCGGTGTTGTTGGACTGCATCACGTGTTTTAATGCTGCGTTTGTGTTTAAAACCTGAGCCAATTTGAAAAATCTTAACAGCACACAACCCAAAAAGACTTCATTTACCATTTActgacaaatgtatttattctgtTAAGATTTTGCAAGAAACATTAACTTCGGCCCAATTCTCGTGGAGCCTTTGCGTGTACATTTAATTTGGCTCAATTTTACGTGTATTTCCACCCGACTTTGCCCTTTGTTGTTCTTGATACAACTGAAGTATCACATTTAAATTAAGCCGGAAACTTTCTGTAGGTCACTTCTGAGCATCCCAATTTGGGACTTAGGTCTGATAAATCACAGAACAGAAAAGTGATGTATTCAAATTTATTGATTTGCTAGAAAGAACATTTTAACGGTTGGACTTGGCAACTCTCTCCAACTCGTCTTTCTTCTTGATGGCGTAAGAATTAGATGAACCCTGGAGGGGGGGAGACAATCACAAGTTTaattaataaattatatattcAAAGTATATCAATTCCACAACATGAACAGACCTTTGCAGCATTGATGAGCTCATCAGCCAGGCACTCTGCAATGGTCTTGATGTTCCTGAAAGCAGCTTCTCTTGCGCCTGTGCACAGCAGCCAAATAGCCTGCaacaaaatgacagaaatgactATGGCGGAATCCCAGTGAACCAAAACTGGTTTCGCAAACGCGGGTGATGTGATGTGTCTGAGTTTGTGATTGGCTGAGCCACCTCAGGCGATAGCCAACGAATAAGCACAGACGTTTTATTCTGCGAGTGCTCTAGCACACCAGGACAACAATCGGTGTCATGGCGTGACTCTAGCCTcactttgaatgagaaaaaaattgcgACGGCATGGGAAGTCTTAGGGCGGTTGCGTTACCTGGTTGACTCTACGGAGGGGCGACACGTCCACGGCCTGTCTCCTGACTGTACCGGCGCGGCCAATACGGGTGGAGTCCTCACGGGGTCCACTGTTTATGATGGCGTTCACCAAGACTTGGAGGGGGTTCTACAACAGAATACAACCACATGTCATTGTTAGAAACCACCCAGTCTTGAATATTAGGATATAATTGATGCAGcccttccaatttttttttaaggtgactAACGGGACAGTTTAAAAACCTGGTCACCTAAGAGGTCATGTATCCAAGCGGGTGATTGGCTGAGCCACTGAAGCCAACAGCCAATGAATTAGCAGGGATATTTTCTCTACGAGCACTCTAGCACAACCAGGACAACTGTGAAATGTCAAAGTGTGACTCTAGCCTCGCTTTGCAGAGATGTCATTGAAAGCAAACTTCTTTCAATTGGGACCCAAATTAATGATTCGGCACCTCTCCGGTCAACAGGTGGATGATCTCGAAGGCGTGCTTGACGATGCGCACGGTCATCAGCTTCTTGCCATTGTTGCGGCCGTGCATCATCATGGAGTTGGTCAGACGCTCCACGATGGGGCACTGGGCCTTGCGGAAACGCTTGGCGGCATAGCGGCCGCCAGAGTGCGGCAGGTACTTGGCGTACTTCTCCTTCACGGCAATGTAATCCTGCAACCCAAAAGAGCAATTAAACAACTTAAGCACGCCGGAGATCATTTCTCGGCATTTGAGGTGCCTCTTAAACAGGTCGTGTGTCTAAGCTGGTGATTGGCTGAACCACTGGAGACGACAGCCAACGAATAAGCAGAGACGTTATTCTACGAGTGCTCTAGCACACCAGGACAACAAAGCAACGCCAAGGTGTGACTCTAGCCTCGCTttggtcaacaaaaagttccaacgAGGTGCAACACTCACCTGCAGGGAGATGTCATTGATCTGGACATCATCGGTGCTCCACTTGCCAAACAGCTTGATCTCGGGAGTCTCAGCCACTGCCGGTGCAGTCTCCCACTCGGTCACTGTGCACAGTAAAATGAGTTAGTACTCGGTTCACCTGCTTTATATTGGTTCATGGGGATTTTCAAATTGAAAGCGGTATTTGGGAACTGAGTATAACCAAAGTAGAGTGGTTCAAAAGTGTTTGAAGTTTGCCGGGGGGTAAAACCTATGTTTTAATTGGATGACTATACATCACATAACGTTACCCAGGTGGCGCGGAAACTACATGTTCAAAGAGCAACAACTGAATGGCTGTCTTTTCCAAGCAGGGCCTTCATGGACACGCGTCTCTCAGCACGTTAGCCATTAACGTTAAAACACGGCATCGCAAAAGATTTCCAACAAATTTAAGGTGAGACTTGCCAACTGTATGCTACAGTAATAACAGGAGCGTAATAACAATGGAGAACGTAGAGTTAAAGGTGGCTAGTCGCTCGTTAGCTAGCTTCCACATGGGCTAAAATTTAGCAATATGCTAGCGCTTAGCATTGTTATGCAGACAGAAAAACTTTCGGGGGAAATTAGGACATTTCACAGCAATGCTATGCTCGTCTCGGCTTTTGGAAACACCAGGAGTTAATTTTATTTCGATTGATGCCGCAACACTCGTTTTGTGCGTTCTAAAATGTAACGAAAAATGTAGATTTCACTCACTGGTGTCTGACGGTCCGGAGCACACTTCTCAGAGGCGGAAAAGGGCCTTCATGCGGCGATGCTCGCACATATCCGCTTGGATGGGCGCGTTTTTCCGGTGCACGATGCATGTTGGGAAATGTATTTGTCTTAATTTGGTACTGTGCGGGTAAATGTTCAGCGTGATTGACTGTTTCTTgattggatttttcattatttgatTCGCAGTAGTGCTCCTGTTTATATGTACCGATGCATTATTTTATATAAAGTATTGCTTGGATCACCTTTGAAGCCTTTTATTGGGGAAAGACTGTAAttgaacaatttttaaaatcgaTTAAAAGCCCCAAAATTTCGGACAAATGCGTTGTGGGGtctgtttatattttttaaaataaaaccatgAAAGTGAATCCAAAGAATACTTTACAGCTCAGAGACCATAGATTGaaatgtgtggggtttttttttgaaaaatctgaATTACAATGTATAACTGTCATTAAAATGATTAAACTGTTAGTCGACAGCGCCCTGTAGTCTTCGGGTATTTCCGGGGCTGTGAcgtcacatagacaaacaatttaGGAGCACCTGTAGAATGCTGGTGTCTGCTCTCCATGTGCTTTAGAAATTAAACAATTATTTATTCGTTGAGTGACAGTTGGTGTCACGAATGGTGAAGGATGTGGCAAAAGTTTCTTCAGCTTTCTACATAAAGAAGTACGGGACCAGTGCCGGCGCAGGGACGAGGTGAGGAGTCATTAGCATGCACCTATGACACCGAATAATGGTGATTATGAATTGGGCCGTTGGAAAAAATGGCTGTAGTGTCATGTGTTCATTCTGCCGACACGGCAAATCGCTCGCCATTGAATGTACTGTGTTGTGTAGCACGTGGAAGTTGTAAAGTATATCTATGGTGTCCTGGTCGTGGTCGGTTAATAAAACGTCACTTGCGGTAGCCGCAGTCGGTTCGGAAAGACTcggaatgaataattaaaagcCGATTTTAGCCGAACTGTGGTTGACAACTTCCAGAGGTGACGTGTATTTATTACAGGACAAATTACCAAGGGGAATAGGAATTGTAACACACTTAAACATCTTTGTGATATGACTTTACAGGTCTTGGACGTTTACTGGTTCCCAAGCATTTTCCTTTTGAACAAATTTCAGAACAAAGAGGTTGGAACAAGATGTTGGAGCAGCATGTCCATGAAGAACATCCACAGGAAGTCAGCTGACAGGTCAGAATCCAGttacatgaaaatgtttttctgctGCTTCTACTCTGAGCTGTTTAGAACAATACAGAATAACGttcataaatacagtatatactaaaataatattcaggccgttttttaaaatcctgTACTATTTGTGTACCAACACATTGAGAGAATTGGACCACTCAAAGCACATGTTTAGAAGCTTTTAGAGTAAAGACGTTTAACACATCTCTCCAGTAGATTACACAACATTTTAGGACAATGTCAAAATAGCTGTATCTGTTTATAATACTAAAAAGTACAACTTTGTAACCTGTAGAGGCAGACGATGAACATAACATCCCTTCAAACCAAAACAGTTATGTAAATGAGTTTGTGCAAGCATACAGTACATGATACAAAGAATGCAAAATATTCCAACAAAATGACGTACAATTAAAAGCGTCAAACAGACCTTCCCATGTTCCCTTCTCGGTAAAATGTGTCCCTTTCATGCTTTCATTCATCTGTTGATAATTCCTTTTAGCAAGTCTAATACAAGTCCTTTTAAATCCACCCACGCTAAAAGTTCCTATGATGATCATCTTATTGACGGCCAATGTGCAAATCCTATCTGACAGAGGTGTCCAAGTATGCATTTCCTTAATACTGTACTGCACTCTGGCTATTCATTTCAAGGCTCTATCCTTCCATTGTTTGAGCATGATCATTAGCACTTATGGTATAAAGACACACAACACTGAGGCATGTAGGGGGAAATTTAAGGCGTCATCTACTAAAACGAGTCCTACTCATAATATAACTATAGTAAGTGACAagataacagaaaaaaatcacaatatttaccaaaaaggagaaaaaaaaacgttaagtAGGTGTAAGGCAATGACACAAGAAGACAGAATGTCACTCAGGCACTGCTGTGTCACTTTGTGCGTGACCAAGAATTACGACAGACACATGGAAATGATCCCTCTCAGATGTCCTCAACAATTCTTTCTGGAGTTGCTGCAAATAAATTATGCTTCGAGGGAATAGCTTAGATGCTGGTAAACCAATGCATTTGCAATTTTTAAAGGTGGTGTCGGTTGTTAGTTTGTGCTTTTGACGTGTTCCTtgcctccaaaaaaaaccccaaatctaAACGACTATGTAATATTTCAAAATTACAAACAACATAATTATGATTGCCATTGGACTACGAACTGTTGAGATTCACCTACAATGGGGCCTCGGTTTATGATGGCAGGctaacaatatacagtatgtcattttGAGGTTAAAAACAGCATGCAATGAACCAGTTTGCAATGATGACAGGCTTAGTTACAGCTGTACTTACTGATTTTTCTGAATTGTTTATATCGCTAGTTGAGAATTgatctttttttgccttcttttaatccaaacattttctctacaatataacatttggttttcgtcccgggccgtggaacagtggacttTTAACAGGGTCTTCGTGGGTGCATGTGAGTtagcccaaccagtctacatgtgcttttGTGGATTTGGAGAAAGCATTCGAATTTGTTTGCTCAGCAGTGTAAGAATACTTTGTCACGTGGCACAGCAAGGCTATTGCTGTACTTGGTTTtagtttttccatttgtttttgacTTGACTACTAGATCAGCAGAGATTAGCGATAGACCACGGCGCAGTCCGACTAACTTGGACTTGACTTGGATTAACTTAACTTGGATTGCGTCGCCGCTGAAGGAACATACCCCCATTGGCGTTCCGAGGACCCCCCATAATACCACATGGAGCTGATTTCATAAAAATGTTGACGTTTTGGCTCTAAACCAGCCACTTCTCCATGCAAGCGTGAAATACAGTCTCATTTGAGTGCCACCAGACATGTTGGACGTACGGAACAGAACACAGGATCAGGTCGCCACGAGCCGCTAGCGTCTTCAGACCAAAGATATCCTTTAAATAGACCTGGATCAAGAAAAttgagttttttaaaacaattagaCTGCCACTTTAGTGTCATGCAAAGCACAATCCAATAAATAGCAATGGCGCAATATGAAAAATAAGCGGTGACGGCCAGACTGTGTCAACATTTTACTCACGCCTTGTCGTTGCATCTCAACAACGGTCTCATTGTCGTCGAAGAATCCAAACTGACTAAAAGACAAGCGGAacacagaatgtgtgtgtgatcatCACATGAGTGTCATCTGTTCATCCACATGCAAAGAGGTCGGGGAAACAAGTATTCTCTGAAAACACTTTTTGACGTTAAAAGCAGAAGTAGTGTGTGGAAAAGAGTTTAGTCCAAACATTGAGCTCACCTGGACTGCCAGGGAGTGATGACTCCGTCATCTGGCCCTCCAACAAGCACCAGCTTGTTGAGTCTTAAGAAGTTGTTCTTCCATTCTGCGGGATGGAAAAGACATGTAGctttattttgtgtgcgtgtttccaAAAAAACGATATCTCCAAAGGACACGTTGTCGTTTCTGACTTTTGTGGTTACTGCTCAATGTGTGTCACGTGGTCAAAATCACTTGCAGGCAATCTGATCTCCACCTACTGAACCTCAGATTGAATTCAAAGAAGAGGAATTCGCTGACCTGTAGAATTTGGATTGGGTCTGTCGCTGTTGAGTAGGGCCAGATAATCGCTGCTGTTGGTGTACATGTCCCTGTGGTGGGGGTCTGGGGACAGAAAGAGTCAACAAATGTATCTACCGCATTCAAACggtctttggaaagacactCAAAAGCAGGGCTGAACCATTTTGAAAACTATTctactacagtggtacctctactcacGAGATTAATTGGTTCCAGAAGAGATTTcctaactagaaaattttgtaagtagagacacgttttctatgtaaatgccctaatccgttctaaGCCAccctcaaaattcagacaaatgttttccaaagcatAAAACTAAACTATGTAACAACTACATGTTACAAATTAGATCATTGCAttataaatgagagttgtgcagaatgtaaaaaaagcaaagaataaagaataaaaatgatggtcatatAACTTTCAACTGCGTCCTcctcgttttttgccctctttagttcatgttcgctttcagaagtggtttttgcctggtgttttgtcacgaaccgatccaaggacgtttgcttttgtcggcttgtaacgatccttcgaaaatgcccaaggcaaacatcagcgtaGTAAGCGATCACCCGACTGGTGaaactttttctgggtgattcacatttccgtaaaattatcggaacacctcatggcccgggAGCTGAATGATGAGGATGCTGcatatttatctatctacacacatatgGTCGAAACCCTTcgtagccaatgggatgccaggatgatgctcggtaatagccaatggcaaagcagctataagtatgttgcgttcaggaaactcggagctgcgagttgcaactcaatactgtatttttacctttcgtatcttgaaatttctttcataactagaggcaatattttcctgttgatgcgtttcataacttgaaaactTCAAATCAAGAGACGttcgtttgtaagtagaggtaccactttaCATTGCGATGtctattttaattcaattaTTTCTTCGGCCTTAATTTAAAGACTGACATGCGATCATTCAAAAGGTTAAGACAGGTACACGGTAGTTATAGTTTGGGTCGCACCATTCCAATAGTTGCAGATGGATACCCGCTGTCCTATGGATGTATAACAGAGATGGTACAAGTTGGACTTGACAAACTGAGGAAACAGGTACTTCAAGTAGTCTGTGTCTAAGAAAACAGAAATGCAGAAGGTGGGATGTTGATGGATGAGTTGGAGGAGCAACTTGCCACTGACCATTTGCGTCAAGTTTGGAAGAAGGAACTTACCGCCGTATTGTCCGGCCTGAGGCGAGGACagcgaaatgaatgaatgtacattgTGATTTGGCAAAGTGGACAATATCCCCCTGCAAATCAGTCCACCTGaaacaacatcaacaatatTGATGCCTCGGGCTTTGACATACTTTTAAGGAATGGAAGGCAGACGCACGAAAACGGCATCaatatggaaaaaatatatatacaacaaATGTTAAGGACTGCTAGAACTCCTCAGAAAGCTGCAGAActattttttgcagaggataaagaatatatgcctctgAATATTATTGTTGCTATATATAAACTGCTGTATTTTGTAAGAGTTGCAGCTGACAATGATGACGtttaaacaaaatacaagtgaa
It includes:
- the rps5 gene encoding 40S ribosomal protein S5; the encoded protein is MTEWETAPAVAETPEIKLFGKWSTDDVQINDISLQDYIAVKEKYAKYLPHSGGRYAAKRFRKAQCPIVERLTNSMMMHGRNNGKKLMTVRIVKHAFEIIHLLTGENPLQVLVNAIINSGPREDSTRIGRAGTVRRQAVDVSPLRRVNQAIWLLCTGAREAAFRNIKTIAECLADELINAAKGSSNSYAIKKKDELERVAKSNR
- the ppt2b gene encoding lysosomal thioesterase PPT2, translated to MMKGFVTDSIIWKRESSGGAARLMWPLLGACLWAAAVAFKPVIIVHGLFDSSGDFKNLQRFINESHPGTNVTVIDLFDRGSSLQPMWKQVEGFKAAVYPIMQNSAEGVHFICYSQGGLICRGILSTLPNHNVHSFISLSSPQAGQYGDTDYLKYLFPQFVKSNLYHLCYTSIGQRVSICNYWNDPHHRDMYTNSSDYLALLNSDRPNPNSTEWKNNFLRLNKLVLVGGPDDGVITPWQSSQFGFFDDNETVVEMQRQGVYLKDIFGLKTLAARGDLILCSVPYVQHVWWHSNETVFHACMEKWLV